The Paenibacillus amylolyticus genome contains the following window.
ATGACAATCGAGTTCGGGTGAATTGGTGCTTCCTGTTCAAAAATGCTGACGATCATTAATTCACCGCCAATACGTGTCGAATCGATTGCTTGTTGCAGTACACGTGGAACACCTGTTACTTCATAAGCTACGTTAACGCCGCCTTGTGAACGCTGATGGATCTCTTCCACTACATTGAACTGTGTTGGATCAATCACAATCGCACCCAGTTCTGCCGCTTTGGCTTTCCGTTCCTCCGATAACTCCACAACATAAATATCAGAAGCTCCAGAAGCTTTAAGTGCTTCGATGACTAAAAGTCCGATTGGGCCTGCGCCAAACACGGCTGCCGTATCGCCTACTTTCAGCTTGCTTTGACGCACAGCGTGAAGTGCTACAGCCGAAGGTTCAACCAATGCACCTTGTTCATATGAGATTGAATCCGGAATGGCATGAACCATGTATTCTTCCGCAGTTACATATTCGGAGAATCCGCCTCCGCCTCCAGCGAGTCCAAGGAAACCCATTTGGTCGCACAGATTGTATTTGCCTTGTTTACAAGCTTCGCAGTGTCCACAGGCATAGATCGGTTCTACGACTACACGATCGCCCGCCTTGAAACGTGTAACGCCTTCCCCAACTTCAACCACCTGTCCTGAGAATTCATGCCCCATAACTACAGGCGCTTGTTCCCCTGTTAGCGGATGTGGAGCTTGAGCAGGAATGAAGATTGGACCGGCTGTGTACTCATGCAAATCACTTCCGCAGATGCCGCACCATTCCACTTTTATTTTGACCTTACCTTGTTCGGGGTGAGGTTCATTAATATTTTCGAGACGTAAATCCTTGACTCCGTGCCAGCGTAATGCTTTCATTCATTTCATCTCCCAGATCATAAGTTATGATACAATCGGAAACGTTTCCGTAAATTAAATATGTCACATTTTAGATACGCTGTCAAACATATTTCTACACTAATATGTCTATTTGGTGATCATATTGAGTTTAATTAAGAACGCTTACACTTTTATTAAAGTTATTTCAGCGGTATTATATAACCGGTTTAATTCAAGTTATTTAAGATAGATCATGGCAAATAAGCTTGCAGACGGAATGAAATTTAATCATACTTCCGCATAAATGGGTCTCTTTACGGGATACTTCATAGCTCAAATGTTATAATTAAGTTATATAACTATCGTGAAGTGCATACATATCCCTAAATATTCGGAATCGTTTCCGATAAAGTGAGGTAACCGTACATTGAGGAAAGAACAGAAACTGACCATCAAGGACGTGGCAGAGCGTGCTGGTGTGGGCATCGCAACCGTATCACGGGCCATCAACAATTCAGAAGGCATAAGTAGTAAAACACGAGATAAGGTGATGCAGGCCATTGAAGAACTTGGATTTGTACCCAACACCTCCGCACAGAGTCTGAAAATCAGGCAAACTCACCAAATTGCACTGGTTGTACCCGATATTCGTAACGCCATCATTCCGGAAATATCATGGTCTGTAGAGCAGACGGCGAAGCAGCATGGGTACCATGTCGTGCAGATCAATACGGCAGGCAATGCCCGGACCGAGCTGGAAACCATTCGTAATGTCAAAAAATTACATGTTGACGGACTGATCTTCATGCCTCTCGCATATCCCAAAACGTTACCCGGACTGATTGATAAAGCTCCACTGCCCATCTCCATGATTAACTATGGCAAGAAATTGGAACCAGGCATGAAAGCGGATATCGTCTCCCTGTCTCAGCCTGAAGGCAAACTGGTGATGGAGCATCTGTTCAAGATTGGCCGGACCCGCATTGCCTATGCCGGAGCACCTAAAGACATTATTGAAGAACGCTTCCGTGCTTATGAGCAAGCTGTAGGCCATGTGGATATTTCGCTTGTCTACTTTGGTGAGGATTTTTCATTGAATACTGGTGCCAATGCTGCAGATTATTTCTACGGACTTACGCATATGCCGGATGCCGTCTATGCCATTAATGATATGGTCGCCATTGGTTTGGTTAATCGATTCAAGGAGTTAGGCGTTCGTGTACCTGAGGATGTGGCTGTGGTGGGCGTGGATAACAATCAATGGACTACTGTCTCGTCTCCGCAGATTAGTTCAGTGTCCATTATGGGGGAAGAAGTCGCCAGACTTGCTACCGAGCTGTTATTAAAACGAATTCGGGAGATGAACACGAGCGACTACGAGCACATTCAATTTGAACCGCGTTTAATTGTTCGTGAGTCCAGTGTCGCCATGATTCATTCTTCCCAGCGAGGACCGCATCATTAAATTTGATAAGTGGTGTCGGTCAGTAAGATAGAATACATGTTACGGCTATCTCTTCCTTTTTTTTGCTACACAGATATTCAAAAAAAGGTGTTGCTCAGGTCTAACTCTTTCCTGGCAGCACCTTATTTTACTTTGATTCTATATAACTATAACCAAAGTCGTATTTTGCATGCGCTCATTCTAAGAACGCAGTTGCCTGATCGGTGTTCCCTTCAGGAACATCGCTATGTTCTCTACGGTATGTTTATAATAGATCTCATAATTGCCACGAGTCACATAACCCAGATGCGGTGTGGCCAGGATGTTGGGCAATGTTCTCATAATATGGTTAACCGGCAGCGGTTCCTGCTCATATACATCCAGACCTGCACCAGCAATCCAACCACTTTGCAACGCCTCCACCATGGCTTGTTGATCGACGATGCCCGCTCGTGACGTATTGATGAGCAGCGCACTCGGTTTCATTTGTTGAAATTCGGCTTGTCCAATCAGATTACGCGTACTATCACTTAATACCAGATGAATGGATACGATATCGCTCTGTGCAAGCAATTGCTCCTTGGTCTCGGACCAGATGACGCCATGTTTCTCGGCTTTCTCTCGTGTCAGATTCTCGCTCCAGGCCATCACTTTCATGCCGAATGCTTGTGCGATCTCAGCCATACGAGTGCCTATTTTGCCCAAACCAAGCAATCCAAGTGTTCTTCCATGCAGATCCAACCCTACAGTGCTCTGCCAGTTTCGATTGGAACGAAGCGCATTATTTTCCGTAACCAGTTGTCTGGATAACCCCAGAATGAGTGCCCACGTAAGTTCCGTCGGCGGGTTAGAGCTTCCCTCGGTTCCACACACCATAATGCCGTTCTTCTCCGCAGCTTTGAGATCTATGGATGCATTGCGCATACCACTTGTAATCAGAAGTTTTAGCTTGGGGAGCTGCGTAATGACCTTCTCTGGAAACGGTGTACGTTCACGCATGAGGACTACAATATCGAAGTCCTGCAATTCTTGAATGACTTTTTCTTCCGAGCCCATATAGTTGTTGAATGTCTGAATCTCCACCTGATCCACCAGCGGACTCCAGTCCGCCGACGTCAGCGCAACGTTCTGATAATCATCCATAATGGCACAGCGCAACTTCGTATCCATTCCTGATCGCCTCCCAGATCTGCTCATTTCTTTTCTATAAATTGTACTAAAGAATATTTACACTGGTCACTACAATGACAGAACAACCTTCAGATCGCTGTTATCCCCAGATTTTCTTCGATTCCTTTTTATAAAGTAAAAATCCGGGGATAAAGGCGAACGCTTCGCTTTTTCAGGTTTTTTCTGTCCTCTCCGTTATCGTGTAAATGATTAATTCAATTGATTTATATTGTAGCAACTCTGCATTCATCTGCCCAATGCCCTTAGACACAGATAAGAGCAGGGAAGCAACTTCCACCTATTACTGCAACAAAGACAGTGTAACCTGGATGCTCTGCTCCACAAACAAGCGGTCCGGTCCTGATTTCATCAGAACTGTCAATCCAATCATGGATACAACCAGAGATTGCGCGATCGCACTCGCGTTCAAGTGAATAGATAATTCCCCGCTTTGTTGGCCACGTTCTATCGTTTCCTTGAAAAGAACACCCAGATACATCTGATGCTCCCGTGTAAGGATCGCGAATTTGGGATCATGTGGAGCCAGTTCAACCATCGTATTAATGCAAAAACAGCCGTGATTAGGCACGGTCACACTCCCCTCTGCGCCAATATGTTCAAACAGCCCACGAAAGGCTTCTCGCACGGAAGAAACCTGTTGAAGTCTGGCTCTGACTTGAGCCGCATGCTGAGTGGTATACCTTCGAAGTGCAGTTTCGAATAATTCCTTTTTATCGCCAAAAGCCGCGTACAGACTGGGACGTTGAATGCCCATTGCAGTCGTCAAATCACTCAAAGATGCCGCTTCGAATCCTTTGTCCCAAAATGTATGCATCGCAGCATCCAGTGCTTTATCCGTATCAAATTCCCGTTGTCTAACCATACAACCCACCTCTTTGTGTATCGATCAGTATATTTATTTATTTTAACCTTATACCATGGACAAGTCAAAAATCACTTAATTAAAATTAGATTAATCCAGTAAAAAGCAATCCCATCCGAAATAACACTCTCATTCAATTCTCTGTTGACAGTGTTCATGCAAATAAAGTATGGTTATCCCGAAACATATCATACTGATCAGTACAAAATAGAAAGGTGAAAGATATTCATGAAAAATTCTACTCCAGAGGCACAATTATCCAATAGGGACCGTCCTGCCATGTCACGCTTAGTCGCACTTCTCTTTGCCGTGTGCAGTGGACTTGCGGTCGCGAATATCTATTACGCTCAGCCTTTGCTGGACTCGATGGCTCAAGAATTCAACCTCTCTCCATCATCCATAGGAATTGTCATCACAGTGACTCAAGTCTGTTATGCTCTGGGACTGTTTCTTCTCGTTCCACTTGGTGACCTCTTGAACCGCCGCATGCTGATTATTGTCCAAATGCTCTTATCCGTACTTGCACTCGTTCTGGTAGGAACTGCACAGTCCAGCTCCCTTTTATTCGTGGGCATGGCTGCTGTAGGTCTGCTCGCAGTTATTACACAAACATTGGTTGCCTTTGCCGCACACTTGGCAGCCCCTACTGAACGAGGCCGGATTG
Protein-coding sequences here:
- a CDS encoding 2,3-butanediol dehydrogenase, translating into MKALRWHGVKDLRLENINEPHPEQGKVKIKVEWCGICGSDLHEYTAGPIFIPAQAPHPLTGEQAPVVMGHEFSGQVVEVGEGVTRFKAGDRVVVEPIYACGHCEACKQGKYNLCDQMGFLGLAGGGGGFSEYVTAEEYMVHAIPDSISYEQGALVEPSAVALHAVRQSKLKVGDTAAVFGAGPIGLLVIEALKASGASDIYVVELSEERKAKAAELGAIVIDPTQFNVVEEIHQRSQGGVNVAYEVTGVPRVLQQAIDSTRIGGELMIVSIFEQEAPIHPNSIVMKERTVNGIIGYRDVFPAVISLMDKGFFPADKLVTKRISLDEVVEHGFEALLKEKNQVKILVKAE
- a CDS encoding TetR/AcrR family transcriptional regulator, with protein sequence MVRQREFDTDKALDAAMHTFWDKGFEAASLSDLTTAMGIQRPSLYAAFGDKKELFETALRRYTTQHAAQVRARLQQVSSVREAFRGLFEHIGAEGSVTVPNHGCFCINTMVELAPHDPKFAILTREHQMYLGVLFKETIERGQQSGELSIHLNASAIAQSLVVSMIGLTVLMKSGPDRLFVEQSIQVTLSLLQ
- a CDS encoding LacI family DNA-binding transcriptional regulator, with protein sequence MRKEQKLTIKDVAERAGVGIATVSRAINNSEGISSKTRDKVMQAIEELGFVPNTSAQSLKIRQTHQIALVVPDIRNAIIPEISWSVEQTAKQHGYHVVQINTAGNARTELETIRNVKKLHVDGLIFMPLAYPKTLPGLIDKAPLPISMINYGKKLEPGMKADIVSLSQPEGKLVMEHLFKIGRTRIAYAGAPKDIIEERFRAYEQAVGHVDISLVYFGEDFSLNTGANAADYFYGLTHMPDAVYAINDMVAIGLVNRFKELGVRVPEDVAVVGVDNNQWTTVSSPQISSVSIMGEEVARLATELLLKRIREMNTSDYEHIQFEPRLIVRESSVAMIHSSQRGPHH
- a CDS encoding D-2-hydroxyacid dehydrogenase family protein → MDTKLRCAIMDDYQNVALTSADWSPLVDQVEIQTFNNYMGSEEKVIQELQDFDIVVLMRERTPFPEKVITQLPKLKLLITSGMRNASIDLKAAEKNGIMVCGTEGSSNPPTELTWALILGLSRQLVTENNALRSNRNWQSTVGLDLHGRTLGLLGLGKIGTRMAEIAQAFGMKVMAWSENLTREKAEKHGVIWSETKEQLLAQSDIVSIHLVLSDSTRNLIGQAEFQQMKPSALLINTSRAGIVDQQAMVEALQSGWIAGAGLDVYEQEPLPVNHIMRTLPNILATPHLGYVTRGNYEIYYKHTVENIAMFLKGTPIRQLRS